The Paenibacillus spongiae nucleotide sequence CATTTGAACCGGCAGCATCCGCATGCTCCACCGTGGTTCTCCACGTTTCGCCAGTTACATGCGGGAATATGAAGCTGCCATGATTATATCAAAATCAGCAATCGTATGCATCCAAAACCTTTCGAGGCTGAATCGGGAATAAGGCGAGTGAGAGCAGGAAGTGTTGTACCGTGCAAAGCTCCTAGAGCGGTATGTCGTTGCATGGCAGGGGGCGAGCACATGGAGAGACGACCGCGTTCATCCCTTGACAGAAAGATCAATTTCGTTTATCTTTAATTTAAGACATTTTAATTTAAGATGTGAGGCTGAATGTGCTTACTAAACCATCATGATCCATTTGAGGAGGAAACAAGGATGACACAACCCCTAATTTATGGTCCAACCTTGCAAGCATCGGGCGCCTTTGACGGCGGGAAGATAACCGAGCAGAAGCCGATCGGCTTTCCGGGCGAAGGCTCCGTGATCAAGCGGGTCGGGCCGCTGTTCTACTGGGCATGGGCAGAATCGAAGGAGGAAGGCTACATTCCGCTTCACCCCCATCAAGCCTTCGAAATAATGACCTACGTCGTTCAGGGTCAAGCGATGCACGGGGATACGCTCGGCACGAAGAGTATCATTGGCGCTGGCGGTGCGCAAGTGATGCAGACGGGCTCCGGGGTCAGTCATGAGGAACGTTTTATCGGGCCGGATATGGAAGGCTTCCAAATATGGTTCGAGCCTTCCATGAAGGAAGCGCTGCAGCGCCAGCCGACCTACAGCCAGTTCGAGCATGACCAATTCCCTTCCGAGCAAGGCGACGGGTACGTCAGCAAGAACGTTCTCGGGCCGGACTCCCCAATCGAATTGGTCGCGGAAGCACAGATGTGGGACGTCACGATCGAGCCAGGCCGGACGTTCCGCCACACGATTGCCGAAGATAAGACACTGACTGCTTTGGCGATCCGCGGCAACGGAACGATCGGCTACGCGTCGGAGGAGCGCCTGGCAGCACGCTTTAACCATAAA carries:
- a CDS encoding pirin family protein: MTQPLIYGPTLQASGAFDGGKITEQKPIGFPGEGSVIKRVGPLFYWAWAESKEEGYIPLHPHQAFEIMTYVVQGQAMHGDTLGTKSIIGAGGAQVMQTGSGVSHEERFIGPDMEGFQIWFEPSMKEALQRQPTYSQFEHDQFPSEQGDGYVSKNVLGPDSPIELVAEAQMWDVTIEPGRTFRHTIAEDKTLTALAIRGNGTIGYASEERLAARFNHKDFIVQRADDALEIILTATDEAALRIILIEVPTNVSYPLLRKR